The DNA window GATATTGAGAAAACTGCAACCTCTGAAATCTTCTTTCTTATTCATGTAAACCAAAAAATCAAATGACTTCATGAACTTTTCTTCCACAGTCTTTGCATCCGAAGTAAAGTTTTCCAATTCAGACACCCAATAATCGAATCTTTTGTTAAAAAACTCAATACAAAGTTCATCTTTAGATTTAAAATGCTGGTAAAAGCTAGCTTTTGAGACCTTTGCTTCATCAATAATCTGATTAATACCAGTACTGTTATAGCCTTGTTGATGAAAAAGTACCATGGAAGTACTTAATATTCTTTCGCGGGGTTTAGACATACGTTGTTTTCAGCAAATTTAAGTAAAAAATGAACAGACTGGTTCGGTTGTTAATTGGATCTTAAAATAATCTTTTTGAGACTTTAAGAAACTGTAACAAAACAAGGAAAAGATTCTGGTTGCATTTTACACGAAACCTCTTGCATAATAAAGCTGTATGCAGAAAAATAATAAGGTGAAAATCCAGACTACGTAAGGATGATAACGGAAGTTCTCCTTTAGAATATAATGTAAAGCTTTGAGTAATTTTACCAGACCGATAATTCCGACAACGATAAATACTAGAAAAACACCAAAAAATGCGTAATCTCTTGTTCCATACGTTTGTAATTTTTCAAGATGGTTAAGATAGGATTGTACATCAATAGTCTGTCCCAAAAACATAGCCGATATGATTAACAAAAAGAAAGGTGTAGAAGTGTATACCGTTGTGTAAATGAAGGAAAAAAGTAAAGTGCGGAAGGTGACAGTATTCACTTTTTCTCTTTTATAGCATAATAAAATGACACTGAATAAAACTGCCGTAAAATTATTAATCAGAAATATGAACAACGCTTTTTCTACCATACTTAATCCTTTGATTCTGGAAATAAAACTTTGTTCGCCACTGTAATCCATTAAAAGTACAGACACGATAACCGAAGTATAGACAGACAACTTGATAGGAGATAAATAATCACGGAAACGCTCGGTTTCTTCTTTTTCCATTTCCTGCACCGAAAAATCATAACAACGGGCAGGCTGCTGAAACAATTTGAAAATGGTTACCGGAACCAAGAGGATTTCAATAATAATCTGCAGGCACAGTTTCTCAAAGCTGTCAATCAATTTTTCGAACATATGTATCTGATATTAAGAGATGAGGGAATATTGAATATGCAATTTAAATAATTTTTAAATAGTATATCAGCATTTATAGATGAATCTTAAAAATACAAATAGAACAGTAGAAAAATAGATATCAAAAAAACCGGCCGAAAGAAAAATCTTCCTGCCGGTTTTAAACTTTTATTTAGGTAAGCCTTTTTTTAAGGCGTCATGAGCTTTTTCAATTGCTTTTCTTTCTTTCCAGTCCATATATCTTTTCTTATAACGGCCTTTCATGAAATTATCGAAATTACGCTGCACAGCCAGGTTCCAAAGAGAATGTGCTTTTACAGCCCAGCTTTTGTCCCATGCACGAAGTGAGATGGAGAAAGATCCATCCAGATACTTCATCCAATGCCACCATCCGGTAGGCATAAACAAAGTATCACCGTGTTCCAGATAACATTCAATACCTTCGATACCATCCAAAGCCGGGAATTTTTCAAAATCCGGGTTGGCAATGTCATAATCTTCCAATGCATAAGTTGCATACGGAAGCTTATACAAACGGGTTTTCCACTTGTATTCAAAAAGAAGAACATGTTTTCTTCCATTGAAATGAGTGTGGAAAATATGTGGCATATCAATATCGTAATGAAGGAAAGTTACAGAACCCTTACCTCCAAAGAACATACTCGGATATTTATCCAAAAATCCACCCATCAGATTCTTTGGCGGAATATAATCGTCCAGTAACTTAGGGGCAAATTTAATAGGATCAAAAAAGAAAATTCTCAGATCAGTAGGCTCCCTTTGAATAAGGTCCAGATAGTCTGAAAAAGGCATCTTTGTCGTCGGGGTATTGATAGGGGCTGCAGGATCTGCTTTGGAACTGTCATACAAAGGAACTTCAACATCGCCTACCACTTCCTTCATGTACTCCATCGTCCATTTTTGATAGGCTGGCCACTTTCTTGCCATATTCTTGATTACCACTGGCTTACATGGCTTTAGATATTTTTCACGGAAATCTTCTTGTGAAATATCATCTACAATATCAATTGGTTTAAGGACTATTCCCATTATTTCAAATTATCACGCTAAAGTATTAAATATTTATGAGAATAAATGGAAAGAATTGAAATTATTTGGAACTAATATAAATAGACAAAAAATTCTCATTTTACAGTCAAAGTTGCTCTAGCTAGCCTTTATATTCTGGCTTAGATTTTTAAGAAAGTGCGTAGGAGGTATTTTATATTTTTCCTGAAATTTTTTAGAAAAGCTCTGTACAGTATTGAACCCCGTCATTTCTGCCATTCCCTGAATACTTTTGTACCGTAGTTTGGGATGATTCTCCCATAGTTCCACCGCATATTTTAACCTTAAATCATTAAGATAAGACGCAAAATTCTGCTTTTTATAATGATTGATAACTTTTGACATGTATGAAGTATTGGTTCCGCATTCCTTAGCCAGATTGATGAGTGAAGCCCCTTTATTCAAATACTTTTTTTCCTTTTCAAAGGCTTCAAGAGAACAAAGAATACGCTCAACAATCAAAGGATTGATATCCTTAAGTTCGAAGATATCGCCTTCATTTTTTAATTCAGGTATTGTTTGAACATTGTTTTGTCCTTCCCGTTTTCTGATCACTTCCAGATAAAGACCTTTATAGTATATTTTTTTATGATAAGTAGTGAAAATAATATGCATAAGACCCGCAAGAATGATCAATATTGTCGTAATCACTACAGAATATAATCTCTTTTCCGTAGCATGTGATTCTTTGAGGTGCGAATTCTCTTTATTCGCTCTTTCCAGTTCATCATTCCAGGTTATTTCTTCTTTTGCATCATATTTTGGTTGAATTTTACCAGCCTTACTGACCCATTTATTTTTACTTTTCAAAATAGCATCCACCATCTCAAAAGGCCTATTGTCAAAGGCCTGAAAAGCAATAACGGTAGCAAATAAAAAGAGTAAATAAATTCTCATACAGATGAATTAATTATTATAAAAGTACAAAATTCAATCGATCTGGCAAACTTTTGATTTTAAACTATTTGTGAATTTTTAATGTCTTTTTTTACCTGTAAATTTTAAGTTTTTACCAATTGTATTTATTAATTTAACGGAATATGCAAGGCATAATGTTGGAGGTAATCAAAGGTTTGCTATAGATTTATTAGCGAAAAAAAACACCCCATGAAAAACAAATATTTACATCGATTTTTTGGCTCGTTATTTATTCTATTAAAACAAGACGAGTAGCACTTTTTTTACCCTAATTACTTCTTTTAACGACAATATTCAGTTTTCTGAATATACCTGTCTGTTATTCTATCAGAGTATCAGATAAACAGACTATTGATAGGAAAACAATCTCATCAAAAAATAAAACTATACCATGAAAAAACACTTATTTATTTTATCAATGCTTGCTGTTTCTTGTAACTATTTGCAAGCACAGACATGGAATACTGCAGGAAATGCAGGAACGAATCCTGCCACTGATTTTATCGGGACAACGGATAATCAGCCTTTAATTTTTAAAACTAACGGTTCTGAAAAAATGAAATTATCACCAACAGGTAGGTTGGTGTTTTATAACATTAATGCTCAGACCTGGGAAAAAAATTTGTACGTAGGAGGAGGGAATGAAAATGTAGCCGGGTCAGGAAATGTTTCTGTGGGTTTAGGGGCAATGAGTTCTAATATATCCGGAGGAGGAAACACGACCTTAGGGTTCAATACGATGACAAACAGCACGACAGGTTCTCTGAACACCGCTCTGGGAATCAATTCTATGCAATTTTCAATTACAGGGAGTAATAATGTGGGAGTAGGACACAACACCTTAGGAGGTATGGTTGCCGGGGAGTACAATACGGCAGTTGGATTTTCAGCAATGCGTACCTGGGGAAGTACTGCTTCAGTTCCTCTGGTAGGAAATACTGCAATAGGAAACAGTGCATTAATGGATATTAATAACGGGTCTTATAATACTATAATGGGGCATAACTCATTTCTGAGAACCGTAAATGCCAGTTATAATGTTGTAATAGGAGCCAATATTGCTCCATTAGTCAATAATGCTAACAGCAATATTTACATTGGAAATAATATTGCTGCGGTTGGAACAAGCCCTTCCAATGAATTGAACATCGGAAACTGGATTGTCGGAAACAATGGAACAATCGGTATCGGAGAGTTTACGAGCCTGCTTCCGGCTAACGGAGTTTCTTCAGATGGACAGAAGTACAAGCTTTTTGTGAAAGACGGAATCAGAACCGAAAAAGTAAAGGTAGATATTGCTTCAGCCAACAATTGGGCTGACTATGTATTTAAAAAAGACTATCCGCTGATGTCTTTATCTGAGGTGGAAAAACATATACGAAATAAGGGGCATCTTCCCAATATTCCATCAGCATCAGAAGTGGTGAAGAATGGTGTTGATCTGGGAGAAATGAATAGCAGGCTGTTGGAAAAGATTGAGGAGCTGACTCTGTATTCTATAGAACAGGAGAAAAAGCTTAAAGACCAGGAAGATAAAAACAGCAAACAACAGGCGGTCATAGACGATCTGGTTCAAAGAATGGTAACCATTGAAAACAATCAAAGACAAAGATGAAAAAAAATATACTGCATGCCAAAATACTTCTGGTAGGGCTTTTATCTTCCGGTTATCTTTCAGCACAGCACAAAGTTGATACTTTACCGGTAGAAAAGCAGGCTATCATACGGGATTTAGCCGTCAGGTTTTCATCCGAATCCGCCAGACAGAAAGATGAGGTTCAAAGGCTCAAAGCTTTAGGTCATAAAGAATTTATGATTGAGAATGACAACTATAAACAGCTTATGGGTGCTGATGAGAAAGGCAGACCGATGTATTATACAACCCTTAATGCAGGAGCTTCCAAGATGGTGAAAACAACAAAAATGTATAATGGCGGAGGATTAGGATTGGATATTTCCGGACAGAATATGTTGATCGGTCAGTGGGATTTTTCAAAACCAAGACTTAACCACCAGTTATTAGCAGGAAAAATCACTTATCCTTCAAACCAGAATCAAACGATCTCAAGACATAGTACCAATATAGCAGGAACAATTGTCGGAAATAATACTTCGAATACCAATGCCCGGGGAATTGCTTACAATGCTTCATTAAATGCCTACGACTGGGTAGATGATGTATCAGAAATGCTTGTAGAGGCTGGAAAAGGAGTGCTCACAGCAAATAACAGTTATGGTTTTGATCCCATGTATTTACAGACTTATCAATTTGGAAAGTACAATACTACTGCCCAAAATTGGGATGCACTTATGTACGGAAATCCCTATTTTCAGATTGTAAAAGCAGTAGGGAATGCCCGTGATCTTAATCCTGCAATTGTACCACAGGTGAGTGTAAAACAAGGGTATGATCTTTTGGAAGGAGCTGGAATTGCCAAAAATGTTTTGGTTGTAGGATCTGTTAAAAAGAATGAAAATATGATGACGGATGATGAGTTTACCATTTCTTCTTTCAGCAGCTATGGTCCTGCGGATGATGGGAGGATAAAACCGGATATCACTGCCCCCGGTGAGGAAATTTTTTCAGCTATAGAAACGTATAACGCCGGTTATGGGGTGTATAAAGGCACCTCAGCAGCAGCGGCGGTAGTATCCGGAGCAGTGACTTTACTGCAACAATACTGGAAAACGTTGAATCCCAATTATATGTGGTCGTCTTCTGTAAGAGCAATTTTAGCACATACCGCCAATGATAAAGGAAGTTTAGGTCCGGATTATAAATATGGATGGGGATTGCTCAATGCAGAAAGAGCTTCTCAGTTGGTCTATAGTAATCATAAAAATACATTGGTAAAAGAAGAAAATCTGGCTGATGGGAAAGAATACAGATTATATGTGGTAGCAGGAAAAGCTGATCAACAGCCACTTGTTGCTACTTTAGCATGGACAGATCCTGCCGGAAATATAGGGAATACAATGACCGATGATGAGACCAAAGCACTGATTAATGATCTGGACATTAGTATCGTTAAAAAAGATAATTCAGGAAATACGCAAACCTTTTATCCATGGAAGCTAGGCGGTATTACTAATTACACTGCTGATGCTACCCGAAATTCTGCCAATTCCGTAGACAATATCGAAAAAGTTGAAATTGAAAATCCCAATGGTTTATATCAGGTGATCATCAGACACAAAGGAAATCTTTTGCAGGGTCATCAGAATTTTTCGCTGATTATTTCAGGAGTATCTTTCTGTTATTCTGATGATTTGTACGTGTTGGTTCGTGAAAAGGATAATATTGATGCTCCCAATTTTGTAGGGACAGCAAAACAAATTAAAGCATCCAATGTCATAAAAATTGCGGCAGATGTTACGTATAAAGCTTCCAGAACAGTGGAATTATTACCTGATGCATCGGGTGGCAGTAAAACAGCAGGTTTTGAAACAGAGTTAGGAAGTAAGTTTTTTGCTTATATCGATCCGGATTGTGGAAATGTAGATCTTCCATTGCTGTATAAAGCTCAATCCGTTGCCCGTACAGCAGGTAAGGCTCCGGCATCAATCAGAGCAGAACAACAGAAAGTTGAAAAACCGGAAGAGATAATGGTTTATCCGAACCCAGCTTATGAAGAGGTGAATGTCAAATTCAGACTGGAAAATCCTTCCAAAGTAGTTATTGCATTGTATGATGCATCAGGAAAAGAAGTATTGCGACAGGAAAGTTCTCAGAGTTTCCCTGCTGGAGAGTTTATGAAAACTTTAAATGTAAAAGGGTTACCAGGTGGAGCATATATCCTGTATGTAGAAACAGCAGCTCAGAAAACAGGTAAAAAATTAATCATTAAATAACGAAAACCATGAATCACTTATATAAAATCATCTTTTTATCTTTCAGTTCCATGGCATTTTCCCAAAGCCCGGGCGGTGTGGGAGAAGTAAGTCTTTGGCTGAAATCAGATGCAGGAAGAAGTGCAACACTTTCGTATAAAGATTATAGTAATAATCAACATACTATATCAGTTGAAACAGATAAAAATAAGCCCAAATATAGTTTACTGAATTATAATGATGCCCTGGATTTTGACGGAACTTCTAATTTTTTGAAGATCCCTTACGTCATGGAAACGTTGAATAAGGTTAACCTATTCATGATTTACCAGAATAAAAATACTGACAGGGAAAGTGCACTGCTTTCGACAGATTTCTCAGGGGAAAAGGAAATGTATTACAGTACAGCCAATCTTTACAGGTATAATAACGAACAAATTAATAACATTGAGCCCAGAAAGCTGGACAGTACAGCTTCCTTAAGTATGTATTCCAAATTTGACGTACCCTCAGGGAAGATAGGTGATGTGCTGGGAAGCTCAGGGAAAAGTAATATTTATATCGGAAAAGATGCAGGAACCAGAAACTGGTCAGCATTCAAAGGAAAATTACCCGAATTTTTTATATACCGTAAGATTTTAACTCAGAATGAACGTGATCGGGTAAATTCTTATTTGGCCATAAAATACGGAATTACAATACCGATGACAGAATATCTGAGTTCAAAGAGCAAAAAAGTATGGAAAAAAGAAGATTATGCAGACTATCCCGAAAATGTAGCAGGAATAGGAATTGACCAATATTCAGGGTTGTATCAGAAACAATCTACAAGTACTTCGGAAAATAAACGATTGATTATTGCCGGTAAAGTTCTGGCTGACAATAATAAGGTAAATACCGCCCAATTCCCTGATCAGACTTTTTTGATCTGGGGAAACAGCAGGGATGGTTTGGAGTTGGGTCATGAAATGTTGGGCCAGCAACTTTTAAAAAGAAAATGGAAAATCCGCTTGTCTGGGGAAAAGAAAGAAGAATCTTTCCCAACAGAAGTTGTTTTTTATATCAAAGACATTATTCCTGTTATTCCTGAAGGAAAGAACATTTCGCTGGTTATTGACCGATCAGGAAAAGGAGATTTCAATAGCACAGACCTGGAGACGTATTCTGCAGGTTCCATCGATGATAAAGGATTTGCCCATTTCAAAGACGTTGTTTTTGACAAAGACCTTTCCGGTACAGATGTCTTCACCTTTGCGTTAGGTTCAAAACTATTATTGGCAAAGGAAATTATACAAGCCAGCTGTAATAATAATTTTGGTTCATTAAAGATTAATATTCAGGGTGGTTCGGCTCCTTACAAGATCCTTCTTACGAAAGATAATGTGTCGGTACAGAATCAGAGTTCTCAGAATCCGAAAGTGAATTTTAATAATCTTGAAGCTGGAAAATATACGATAGAAATTGTGGACAAAACGAATACTTCGTCCCGTTTCAGCTTTGATATCAACAATTTTGCGTCGCTTGACGGCGGACTTGCAGAAAACTATACGTTACCACCGAATGGATTTATTGAACTGGATGCTTCTAAAAATATCGACAACAGAGGAACCCATTATCAATGGTCTTCAAATAATGGATTTACAAGCACCCGTCCCAATGTGAAACTCTATGAGCCGGGAGAGTATACCATTAAAGCAACAGCTTCAGATGGTTGTGTGAAAATAAGTAAAATAACGGTAACACAGTCGTTGGAAAGTGGGATTATTATTTTCCCCAATCCAACACATGCCGGAGAAAACTTCACGATTCGTGCCCGCCTTTCAAAAACTGAAGATATCAATATCAAAATTTTCGATATGTCCGGAAGGCTGGCTAAAGAAAGAAAAGAATCAGGGAAATCTTTCTATGAAATTAAAGAGTCACTTCTTGTGGGCGGAACATATGTCGTGATTGTGGAGACCCTGACTCAGAAAAAAACTTTTAAACTCATCATTAACTAGTAACGACCATGAAGACATCTTTATTTAACATAATCAGAAAACAGAAAAAGTTAGTCAATTCTTTTATCTTTCTTATCTCATGGTCGCAGATACATGCTCAGGCCAATAGTCTCTTTTTCAATAAAGAAAACAGACCAGCGGAAAGTGAGGAGTATAAAAGTGCAGTACCAAAAGAGGTTAAACCTGCTTTTTCTACCAGCGAAAAAATATCAGAATCTGATGAATCTTTATCAAACTCAGATACTAAGGAAAATATATCAGCTGATCGACAAATAATTCCAAAAGGGTTTTCAATTCCAGAGAAAATGACTTTTGCTAAAAATGCCATTTATGGCTCCCGTTATTATATTTCAGATATAAAACAAGGAGTTATTGGTAAGGATGAAGAACATCCGATAGATCAGGTGTATGATAATATTTTTACAGTAGCAGTTGATCATACTATAAAATCAAATTCTTCCGTATGGCTGGAATATGAATTGTATGGGGTAACGCATTCTTCCGGAGTAAGTAAATATATCAATGATGAACTGGCAACGGGAGGGAAAAATGTGGAAAAAAATAACGAATGGACTTTTCATTCCGAGGCATTGCCGGCTTCTGCAATTTTGCAGGGCAAAAATAGAATTACTTTTACTATTCCGTCAGACGCAGAATATACATACAAAGTCCGCAAAGTCCGTATCAGAATGGATCAATCAGTTTCTTCATCCTATAAAACTGAAGCAAAATCTTCTTCAGCACTCATAAAAAACATAGCAGCAGGAGAAGCCGGAGAATTACATTGGGAAGGAGCAGGCCTTACAATAGGGCAGGGCATTTTGAAAAGCTCCCAAAATTTCTCAGTAACTCCATTGAGAGACATAGACATCCCGGCGATAACTCCTGAATTTGTGAATGTCACCAAGCAACATTTTGCCTATCGTTTCCTTCCTCATGGAGAGCATTTCAGCGTTCCTGCAAAAGTATCAATGGCTTATGATAAGTCTAAAATCCCTGCGGGATATACAGAGCAGGATATCCGGGCTTTTTATTTTGATGATATTCAGAAAAAATGGATCGCCCTGGAAAAGGATTCTTTAATGAGTGAAAAACAGCTTTTAGTTTCCAAAACAACCCATTTTACGGATATGATTACAGGGATTATCAAAGTCCCTGAATCTCCGGAAACAGGCAATTACGCTCCCAATTCCATTAAAGATATAAAAGCCGCCGATCCGTCATCAGGAATCGTAAGTATTGGTGCGCCTTCTCCTAATAATATGGGAACAGTGAATACCGGTTTTCCCATTAAACTTCCTGCAGGAAGGCAAGGGATGCAGCCTTCATTGTCCGTCAATTACAGCAGTGAAGGAGGAAATGGCTGGATGGGATTAGGTTGGGATCTTTCCATTCCTGCGATCAGTATCGATACCAGATGGGGAGTTCCAAGATACGATGGTGCCAAAGAAACAGAAATCTATTCCTTTGGAGGTGAACAGCTCACTTTTAAAGATGGAGATAAATATGTTTTACCACATCGTACAGAAGGTTTTGATAAAAACAGAACAGCAGAAAGGCAGTTTTATCCAAGGATTGAAGGTTCTTATAACAAAATCATCAGGCATGGAAGCAGCCCGTCTAATTATTGGTGGGAAGTCATCAGTAAAGACGGTACCAGAAGCTTTTTTGGTGGTGATGGAAATGCAATTGTTGAAAATGCTGTCCAAAGGCAAGTTGGAACCAATAATATTGGGCATTGGGCTCTTTACAAAACAATTGATACCAATGGTAATTATGTAAAGTATACTTATGACACCCCGGCCTATACTTCGTCTGGAGCTATCGGGAATGGAGGAAAAGAAATGTATATCAGGACCATTGAATATACCCTTAATGACGCCAATCCGGATCTGAAAAAATACAGTGTTAATTTTGGATATGATCAGGCACAAAGAGATGATGTACAGGTGGATGCAAGGCTTGGTTTTGTACGGGTAACTTCAAAGAGGTTAGGAAACGTTCAGGTATTGTATGATGGAAATAAAGTTCGAAGCTACGACTTCAAGTATAAAACCGGAGCATTTTCCAAATCACTGTTAGAAACCATTACTGAGAAAAATGCAGAAGATAATGTGTTTTATACCAATAGAGTAGAGTATTTTAATACTATAGAGACCACACAGTATTCACCGGAAACCACCATTGATGCGGTTACCAATGATGCAGGAATTAAGAGCTCTTCATTATTGGGCCACGGCGATTCAAAAAATACAACGGTTGGTGGAGCACTTACCTTTGGTATTGCGAAGGCCGGAGATGTTCAAGCCTATAACCCGATCACCAAAAGTGCAACCCTTGGAGGTGATTATCAATACACAGAAGGAGAAGGGGGCGGTAGACTTACCATCACAGACGTTGATGGAGACGGCTTGCCGGATAAAATTTTAAAGAACGAATGGAGTTCGCCCGATTCTGTGTTTAAATACAGAAAGAAAAGTCCCGATATGGGCGCGTTTGGAAATAGCTTACTGACACCGGAAAATTCAAAATCCTTTTCATATTCAAAAAGCTATACCAATAGTTTTGGTTTTCAGGCTACAGCTTCGATGTTGTTTTCTGCCGGAGTATCTACCGGAACATCTAAAACAAAAGACTTAACTTACAATTACTTTACAGATGCCAACAGTGATGGAATTCAGGATATTGTAAGCAATGGGCAGGTTTATTTTGGAAGAGTAGAAAATGGAGTTTTAAAATACAGTACAGATGTTTTGCTTACTTCCAATCCGATAAACAAAGGAGCAGCAATAAGTACTCCTGCCGTGGATTGTAATGATATTCTCGAGGACTATAAAAACTCACCGCTCCACGATGCCGTTAAAGTCTGGAGGGCTCCTTATGATGGAGCTGTTTCTATCACTGGAACAGTTAAGCTAAAGAACCCTTCATCAAGTCCGGATGGAGTTAAATTCAGT is part of the Chryseobacterium lactis genome and encodes:
- a CDS encoding TetR/AcrR family transcriptional regulator, with amino-acid sequence MSKPRERILSTSMVLFHQQGYNSTGINQIIDEAKVSKASFYQHFKSKDELCIEFFNKRFDYWVSELENFTSDAKTVEEKFMKSFDFLVYMNKKEDFRGCSFLNIMSEIPGDKIEIHNVIRNHKSKLREAFNEDLKDDLLSAHIYLLFESSILTSQLYKSNELIEKSKLITQQLLKSSTSH
- a CDS encoding cupin-like domain-containing protein — protein: MGIVLKPIDIVDDISQEDFREKYLKPCKPVVIKNMARKWPAYQKWTMEYMKEVVGDVEVPLYDSSKADPAAPINTPTTKMPFSDYLDLIQREPTDLRIFFFDPIKFAPKLLDDYIPPKNLMGGFLDKYPSMFFGGKGSVTFLHYDIDMPHIFHTHFNGRKHVLLFEYKWKTRLYKLPYATYALEDYDIANPDFEKFPALDGIEGIECYLEHGDTLFMPTGWWHWMKYLDGSFSISLRAWDKSWAVKAHSLWNLAVQRNFDNFMKGRYKKRYMDWKERKAIEKAHDALKKGLPK
- a CDS encoding helix-turn-helix domain-containing protein; the encoded protein is MRIYLLFLFATVIAFQAFDNRPFEMVDAILKSKNKWVSKAGKIQPKYDAKEEITWNDELERANKENSHLKESHATEKRLYSVVITTILIILAGLMHIIFTTYHKKIYYKGLYLEVIRKREGQNNVQTIPELKNEGDIFELKDINPLIVERILCSLEAFEKEKKYLNKGASLINLAKECGTNTSYMSKVINHYKKQNFASYLNDLRLKYAVELWENHPKLRYKSIQGMAEMTGFNTVQSFSKKFQEKYKIPPTHFLKNLSQNIKAS
- a CDS encoding autotransporter outer membrane beta-barrel domain-containing protein, yielding MKKHLFILSMLAVSCNYLQAQTWNTAGNAGTNPATDFIGTTDNQPLIFKTNGSEKMKLSPTGRLVFYNINAQTWEKNLYVGGGNENVAGSGNVSVGLGAMSSNISGGGNTTLGFNTMTNSTTGSLNTALGINSMQFSITGSNNVGVGHNTLGGMVAGEYNTAVGFSAMRTWGSTASVPLVGNTAIGNSALMDINNGSYNTIMGHNSFLRTVNASYNVVIGANIAPLVNNANSNIYIGNNIAAVGTSPSNELNIGNWIVGNNGTIGIGEFTSLLPANGVSSDGQKYKLFVKDGIRTEKVKVDIASANNWADYVFKKDYPLMSLSEVEKHIRNKGHLPNIPSASEVVKNGVDLGEMNSRLLEKIEELTLYSIEQEKKLKDQEDKNSKQQAVIDDLVQRMVTIENNQRQR
- a CDS encoding S8/S53 family peptidase, which translates into the protein MKKNILHAKILLVGLLSSGYLSAQHKVDTLPVEKQAIIRDLAVRFSSESARQKDEVQRLKALGHKEFMIENDNYKQLMGADEKGRPMYYTTLNAGASKMVKTTKMYNGGGLGLDISGQNMLIGQWDFSKPRLNHQLLAGKITYPSNQNQTISRHSTNIAGTIVGNNTSNTNARGIAYNASLNAYDWVDDVSEMLVEAGKGVLTANNSYGFDPMYLQTYQFGKYNTTAQNWDALMYGNPYFQIVKAVGNARDLNPAIVPQVSVKQGYDLLEGAGIAKNVLVVGSVKKNENMMTDDEFTISSFSSYGPADDGRIKPDITAPGEEIFSAIETYNAGYGVYKGTSAAAAVVSGAVTLLQQYWKTLNPNYMWSSSVRAILAHTANDKGSLGPDYKYGWGLLNAERASQLVYSNHKNTLVKEENLADGKEYRLYVVAGKADQQPLVATLAWTDPAGNIGNTMTDDETKALINDLDISIVKKDNSGNTQTFYPWKLGGITNYTADATRNSANSVDNIEKVEIENPNGLYQVIIRHKGNLLQGHQNFSLIISGVSFCYSDDLYVLVREKDNIDAPNFVGTAKQIKASNVIKIAADVTYKASRTVELLPDASGGSKTAGFETELGSKFFAYIDPDCGNVDLPLLYKAQSVARTAGKAPASIRAEQQKVEKPEEIMVYPNPAYEEVNVKFRLENPSKVVIALYDASGKEVLRQESSQSFPAGEFMKTLNVKGLPGGAYILYVETAAQKTGKKLIIK
- a CDS encoding T9SS type A sorting domain-containing protein — translated: MNHLYKIIFLSFSSMAFSQSPGGVGEVSLWLKSDAGRSATLSYKDYSNNQHTISVETDKNKPKYSLLNYNDALDFDGTSNFLKIPYVMETLNKVNLFMIYQNKNTDRESALLSTDFSGEKEMYYSTANLYRYNNEQINNIEPRKLDSTASLSMYSKFDVPSGKIGDVLGSSGKSNIYIGKDAGTRNWSAFKGKLPEFFIYRKILTQNERDRVNSYLAIKYGITIPMTEYLSSKSKKVWKKEDYADYPENVAGIGIDQYSGLYQKQSTSTSENKRLIIAGKVLADNNKVNTAQFPDQTFLIWGNSRDGLELGHEMLGQQLLKRKWKIRLSGEKKEESFPTEVVFYIKDIIPVIPEGKNISLVIDRSGKGDFNSTDLETYSAGSIDDKGFAHFKDVVFDKDLSGTDVFTFALGSKLLLAKEIIQASCNNNFGSLKINIQGGSAPYKILLTKDNVSVQNQSSQNPKVNFNNLEAGKYTIEIVDKTNTSSRFSFDINNFASLDGGLAENYTLPPNGFIELDASKNIDNRGTHYQWSSNNGFTSTRPNVKLYEPGEYTIKATASDGCVKISKITVTQSLESGIIIFPNPTHAGENFTIRARLSKTEDINIKIFDMSGRLAKERKESGKSFYEIKESLLVGGTYVVIVETLTQKKTFKLIIN